In the Geobacter sp. FeAm09 genome, one interval contains:
- a CDS encoding TetR family transcriptional regulator, protein MLKTAERLLAEHEYGGVDMRVLADEASVNLDATAHHFGSKGKPYIEAIMCRFRPISEERIWDQRL, encoded by the coding sequence TTGCTCAAAACTGCTGAACGCCTTTTGGCCGAGCACGAATATGGCGGGGTAGACATGAGGGTTCTGGCAGATGAGGCAAGCGTCAATCTTGACGCAACGGCGCATCACTTCGGTTCGAAGGGAAAACCGTATATAGAGGCGATCATGTGCCGTTTTCGTCCGATCAGCGAGGAGCGGATATGGGACCAGCGGTTGTAG
- a CDS encoding phage integrase N-terminal domain-containing protein produces MGKSLVSQVLGLIGKNWSKASLTREALLQHAKQFSKFMESKFGMNDIQNLKTKHIEAYVRDMQARNLSAGTIANRLTALRTIAKAIGKVNIVERTNAAYSIKRTRMNPIQANTELIGKIRSELAEKAVAGDRIAKMCHAAAELRDAFGLRAKESLKTFKVVEREGKLYLQVEGAKCGRPRDLEVRTEAQLRAVQLAAEVSSALGSGTGRIMPPEMSLKGAVDAQRTLWRKLGGTKENNANMHAQRHERFQTMKSEGVSNADIMKEAGHGEARSPGHYIPK; encoded by the coding sequence ATGGGAAAATCTTTAGTATCACAGGTGTTAGGATTAATTGGAAAGAATTGGTCAAAGGCAAGTCTGACACGGGAGGCATTACTGCAGCATGCAAAGCAGTTTTCCAAATTTATGGAGTCCAAATTTGGGATGAATGATATCCAGAATTTGAAGACAAAGCATATCGAGGCCTATGTCCGCGATATGCAGGCTCGAAATCTTTCGGCCGGAACGATCGCAAACAGGCTGACAGCACTACGTACGATTGCAAAAGCAATCGGTAAAGTAAACATCGTTGAAAGGACAAATGCTGCTTATAGCATAAAACGAACTCGAATGAATCCAATACAAGCAAACACGGAGTTAATAGGGAAAATCAGGTCTGAACTGGCCGAGAAAGCTGTTGCTGGTGACCGGATCGCAAAGATGTGTCATGCTGCGGCTGAACTCCGGGATGCATTTGGTTTGCGGGCCAAAGAGTCCCTCAAGACGTTCAAAGTGGTCGAGCGTGAAGGCAAACTCTACCTACAGGTCGAAGGTGCAAAATGCGGACGACCGCGAGATCTCGAAGTGCGCACGGAAGCACAACTCAGAGCTGTCCAGCTGGCTGCAGAGGTCAGCAGTGCCTTAGGGTCGGGTACCGGCAGGATAATGCCGCCTGAAATGTCGCTCAAGGGGGCCGTTGACGCGCAGCGGACTCTTTGGCGAAAGTTAGGCGGCACCAAAGAGAACAATGCCAATATGCACGCACAGAGACATGAGCGGTTCCAAACCATGAAAAGCGAAGGTGTCTCCAACGCCGACATCATGAAGGAGGCGGGGCATGGTGAGGCCCGCAGCCCGGGACATTATATACCAAAATAG
- a CDS encoding family 16 glycosylhydrolase: MNLARPPLAAVGHVFRFWLTLRRLLPRWKCQTFGAQGAEKCARIEKIYVINLDREPGRWSKMEQELRHTLDSSGAELLSLTERYVAVDANDFSQEPPKDADIDPFYTLGDQLFVEPQPLVLPTRLELNTPIRMSRAEIAVARSHINVWKQVAASNHEYVLILEDDAWFHFGFARYLDQAWDEVMGEYDKKGRFDILYVSYLEVKHGAPKTFLSSNVFRPVRGLWHLSGYVLSREGAAKLLRLLPCRGPIDLWINHQFEVLDVRATKRPLISQRRDARSTNSYSILPTLTKIGAITSEGASLFNIRPTEQPVFAFGPEGSGHSSLAMALSMLGYRCCSDLQALPAPELERLLDGRGDRVFDAYVNIGSLNASVRDLRSRYPKAKFILTSAKGITTDGTFLSVEKDLNGADIAVLHSEEPNRWQVVCEHLRCAPPSCSYPALKDRGQRPILDGTIEADQVLKSKSPRRDKSPWVVEPRKWWQGISSIPIDGQADTGTFVRITDCLECLDTRRWHLRSDTFTDNLALFRPANVKFNSGIGAALSVKREPLGVRDYTAASLCSRDQYLFGKFEATIQASNVPGVVTGFFLHRNSPRQEIDIEIAGNRPDRLLVNVFYNPGGEGANFDYGYRGAPSYIELGFDASKASHRFAIEWSPCEIRWLVDDNLVHRRVIWDPTPIPHLPMTLHINSWLSRSTKLAGRINNRRLPATTIVGSIALEANSVISSAGSDDLRRSS; the protein is encoded by the coding sequence ATGAACTTGGCGCGCCCTCCACTAGCAGCTGTCGGTCACGTCTTCCGATTCTGGCTGACTCTTCGGAGGCTCCTGCCGAGGTGGAAGTGCCAAACATTCGGTGCCCAAGGTGCGGAGAAATGCGCTAGGATTGAGAAGATTTATGTCATCAACCTCGATCGTGAACCGGGACGCTGGTCCAAGATGGAGCAAGAGCTCAGGCACACATTGGACTCGTCGGGGGCTGAACTCTTGAGCCTGACTGAGCGGTATGTCGCTGTCGATGCCAATGATTTCTCGCAGGAGCCACCCAAGGATGCCGACATTGACCCATTTTATACGCTTGGAGACCAGCTTTTTGTAGAACCCCAACCGTTAGTTCTTCCCACGCGTCTCGAACTAAATACTCCGATTCGAATGAGTCGAGCTGAGATTGCAGTCGCTCGATCACACATCAATGTTTGGAAGCAGGTTGCGGCGAGTAATCATGAGTACGTACTTATCCTTGAAGACGACGCATGGTTTCATTTCGGATTTGCAAGATATCTGGATCAGGCGTGGGACGAAGTCATGGGCGAATATGATAAGAAGGGCAGATTCGACATTCTTTATGTGTCGTATCTCGAAGTGAAGCACGGTGCGCCAAAAACCTTTCTTTCAAGTAACGTATTCCGCCCAGTGCGCGGGCTCTGGCATCTGTCCGGATATGTTCTTTCCCGCGAGGGTGCTGCGAAACTCCTTCGCCTACTTCCTTGTCGTGGCCCCATTGACCTCTGGATAAATCACCAGTTCGAAGTGCTGGATGTACGCGCGACTAAACGGCCTCTTATTAGCCAAAGACGCGACGCTAGATCTACCAACTCATATTCAATTCTTCCCACTCTCACGAAAATTGGCGCAATCACTAGTGAAGGAGCATCCCTATTTAACATCCGCCCAACTGAGCAACCAGTGTTTGCTTTTGGGCCTGAAGGCTCCGGCCATTCATCGCTTGCAATGGCTTTGTCCATGCTAGGATACAGATGTTGTAGTGATCTCCAGGCATTACCAGCTCCTGAACTAGAAAGGCTTCTTGATGGAAGAGGTGATCGGGTTTTTGACGCATATGTAAACATAGGATCTTTGAACGCAAGCGTCAGGGACCTCCGGAGTCGCTACCCGAAGGCAAAGTTTATTCTTACCTCAGCCAAGGGCATCACTACAGATGGCACTTTCCTCAGTGTTGAGAAGGACCTCAATGGTGCCGACATCGCTGTGCTTCATTCAGAGGAACCGAATAGATGGCAAGTCGTTTGCGAACACCTCAGATGTGCGCCGCCCTCCTGCTCCTACCCTGCGCTGAAAGACCGTGGTCAAAGACCAATTCTCGACGGGACCATTGAAGCGGACCAAGTCCTAAAAAGCAAAAGCCCTAGGCGTGATAAGTCGCCATGGGTCGTTGAGCCCCGTAAGTGGTGGCAAGGAATTAGCTCTATCCCGATAGATGGGCAGGCGGACACTGGAACGTTCGTTAGAATCACCGACTGTTTGGAATGTCTCGACACGAGACGCTGGCATCTAAGAAGCGATACTTTCACGGACAATTTGGCGTTATTTCGCCCCGCAAACGTTAAGTTCAATTCTGGTATTGGGGCTGCGCTTTCCGTTAAAAGAGAGCCCCTAGGCGTTCGAGACTATACCGCCGCTTCGTTATGCAGTCGGGACCAATACTTGTTCGGAAAATTCGAAGCGACCATCCAAGCATCAAATGTGCCCGGGGTGGTCACCGGATTCTTTCTCCACCGTAACTCGCCACGACAGGAAATAGATATCGAGATCGCGGGGAATCGACCAGACCGCCTTTTGGTCAATGTTTTCTATAACCCAGGTGGCGAAGGAGCAAACTTTGACTATGGCTATAGAGGTGCTCCAAGCTATATTGAACTCGGGTTTGACGCATCCAAAGCAAGCCACCGCTTCGCAATTGAATGGAGCCCGTGCGAGATCCGTTGGTTAGTTGACGACAATCTGGTCCATAGGCGCGTAATCTGGGATCCAACACCAATCCCGCACCTTCCAATGACGCTCCATATCAACAGTTGGCTATCTCGTTCTACCAAACTTGCCGGGAGAATCAACAACCGACGGCTCCCAGCAACCACAATAGTAGGATCGATCGCTCTGGAGGCGAATTCCGTTATTTCCTCAGCCGGGTCTGATGACCTACGCCGGTCAAGTTAG
- a CDS encoding tyrosine-type recombinase/integrase has protein sequence MKASMALITIDEQKQQAGSIKKFKHSKKLYADFYYYGHRIAKSTGLDDTPVNRGRVQEFLNRVFDKIEAGTFKFAEAFPGASVQEKTFFAKLEGREFNPEPNRVLIGDYLKVWLETILPTYDSHTKRNDFTQIINYRLLPYFKKMTFYELTGIELQKYVAGLKWEEGKNKERQLSASRIRNILIPLRAVWNDACDQYRWNMRSPFETIHKKLPDVEKEAPVVFRFDEWQAIMEQVDPYYKPLVDIMVMTGMIGSELAGLRKSDVGANHINIQNAIVLTVEKKKLKNGYRKRKQPITRALRERLEEVMAQFNSEYVFTMKGGRKFSYGSFKKTVWEKAFKAAGLEYKRPYTTRHTFAAWSLTLRMDPNRLVSLMGHASKQMVYEVYGNYVEGLECDAENIFNYFGVDFLRSKQQKVIAFPHMAGCGEGETYRMVAV, from the coding sequence ATGAAAGCAAGCATGGCGCTCATCACTATTGATGAGCAGAAGCAGCAGGCAGGCAGCATCAAGAAGTTCAAGCACTCTAAGAAGCTCTACGCCGATTTTTATTACTACGGTCATCGGATTGCCAAAAGCACCGGCCTGGATGACACGCCGGTCAATCGGGGACGGGTGCAGGAATTTCTCAACCGGGTCTTTGACAAGATAGAAGCGGGTACGTTCAAGTTCGCGGAAGCGTTCCCGGGGGCTTCGGTTCAGGAAAAGACCTTCTTCGCCAAGCTTGAGGGGCGCGAGTTCAACCCGGAACCGAACCGGGTCCTTATCGGTGATTATCTGAAAGTCTGGCTGGAGACCATTCTGCCGACGTATGATTCCCATACCAAGCGCAATGATTTTACGCAGATCATCAATTACCGTCTTCTTCCCTATTTCAAAAAGATGACCTTTTACGAGTTGACCGGCATTGAATTACAGAAGTACGTTGCCGGCCTCAAATGGGAAGAAGGGAAAAACAAGGAGCGGCAGTTGTCGGCCTCCCGCATCAGAAACATCCTCATCCCGCTCAGGGCGGTCTGGAACGACGCCTGCGACCAGTATCGCTGGAATATGAGAAGCCCCTTTGAGACCATCCACAAGAAGTTGCCGGACGTCGAGAAAGAGGCTCCGGTGGTTTTTCGTTTCGATGAATGGCAGGCGATCATGGAACAGGTTGACCCGTACTACAAGCCACTGGTCGATATCATGGTCATGACCGGGATGATCGGCTCGGAACTGGCCGGACTCAGGAAGAGCGACGTTGGGGCCAATCACATCAACATTCAGAATGCCATTGTCCTGACTGTGGAGAAGAAGAAGCTGAAGAACGGCTACCGGAAGCGGAAGCAGCCGATAACCCGGGCTCTCCGGGAACGGCTCGAAGAAGTGATGGCACAGTTCAACAGCGAGTATGTGTTCACGATGAAGGGCGGCCGGAAGTTCAGCTATGGCAGTTTCAAAAAGACCGTCTGGGAGAAGGCCTTCAAGGCGGCCGGGCTGGAATACAAAAGGCCATACACGACCCGGCATACGTTCGCCGCATGGTCGCTGACGCTCAGAATGGACCCGAACCGGCTGGTCAGCTTGATGGGTCATGCCAGCAAACAGATGGTGTATGAGGTCTATGGGAATTACGTCGAGGGGCTGGAGTGTGATGCGGAAAACATCTTCAACTACTTCGGCGTTGATTTTCTGAGATCGAAACAGCAGAAGGTCATCGCCTTCCCGCACATGGCTGGATGTGGCGAGGGAGAAACCTACAGGATGGTGGCGGTATGA
- a CDS encoding carbamoyltransferase C-terminal domain-containing protein → MKILSFNPGHDGAFAYLDDGHLVASIEAEKHSRYRHSPLSVPDVFSVLGELKEVPDVLCRGGWWPSGTHLPEQQFFAGYHGFSNSDIIVGQKRLLGKTVEYFSSSHERSHLLCAFGMSNLPKGTPCYALVWEGVIGSFYKIDSKLNLTKLADVMPEPGHRYALLYGLADPTFDKNAAEFSRFSDAGKLMALASFSKRSKPSDEEEKIIAFLMQDCLHLKPSACEELRHFRHYNVGLDDPEFRNFAGIVSDRIFDRFYQFAKSNMKRGMPLLIAGGCGLNCDWNTKWRETNLFSEVFVPPVANDSGSAIGTAIDAQFHFTGNPKIDWNVYSGLEFIATDSFDLSLYDQYDTNYAMIADMLAKNLIIGWVNGKYEIGPRALGNRSILASPFQESTRVRLNEIKKREQFRPIAPACLEEDAVKWFGCDHASPFMLYTQLVGTDALPAVTHVNGTARIQTVTSETNRHLHKLLIAFKARTGYGVLCNTSLNFNGRGFINNIADLSTYAVEHNLDGFVVEGRSYILKSSTNYQTYLMMPNSIAGRTGG, encoded by the coding sequence ATGAAAATTCTATCATTCAATCCGGGCCACGATGGTGCATTCGCTTATCTTGATGATGGACATTTAGTAGCCTCAATTGAGGCAGAGAAACACTCCCGTTATCGACACTCACCACTGTCCGTTCCGGACGTGTTCAGCGTTCTCGGTGAACTCAAAGAAGTTCCCGACGTGCTTTGTAGAGGTGGCTGGTGGCCTAGCGGCACGCATCTGCCTGAGCAGCAATTTTTTGCTGGATACCATGGCTTCAGCAACAGCGACATTATAGTTGGTCAAAAACGCCTATTGGGGAAGACGGTGGAATACTTCTCATCTTCTCACGAACGTTCCCATCTTCTCTGTGCCTTCGGCATGTCGAATCTGCCCAAGGGTACCCCGTGCTATGCATTAGTTTGGGAAGGAGTAATCGGCTCATTCTACAAAATCGATTCTAAGTTGAACCTGACAAAACTCGCCGATGTCATGCCTGAACCTGGACATCGTTATGCCCTGCTCTACGGCTTGGCTGACCCAACCTTTGACAAAAATGCTGCAGAATTCTCCCGATTTTCTGACGCGGGAAAACTCATGGCTTTGGCGTCATTTTCGAAGAGAAGCAAGCCTTCGGATGAAGAGGAGAAAATAATTGCATTTCTCATGCAAGATTGCCTGCACCTCAAGCCGAGTGCGTGTGAGGAGCTAAGGCATTTCCGACACTACAACGTAGGGCTAGATGATCCGGAGTTTCGCAACTTCGCAGGCATTGTCAGCGACAGAATATTCGATCGTTTTTATCAGTTTGCCAAGTCGAACATGAAGAGAGGCATGCCGTTGCTCATTGCGGGAGGGTGCGGCCTAAATTGCGACTGGAACACCAAGTGGAGAGAGACTAATCTCTTTTCCGAGGTGTTCGTGCCGCCTGTTGCCAACGACTCAGGCTCAGCCATCGGCACGGCGATTGACGCGCAGTTCCATTTTACAGGGAACCCTAAAATAGATTGGAATGTCTACTCTGGTCTTGAGTTCATAGCAACCGACTCCTTCGATTTGAGTTTATATGATCAGTACGATACGAACTACGCAATGATTGCCGACATGTTGGCTAAAAACCTGATCATTGGATGGGTGAATGGAAAATACGAAATCGGGCCACGCGCGCTGGGAAATCGTTCGATACTTGCTTCACCATTCCAAGAGAGCACTAGGGTGCGGCTGAATGAGATTAAGAAGCGCGAACAATTTCGTCCGATTGCGCCCGCTTGCCTCGAAGAAGATGCTGTAAAATGGTTTGGTTGCGATCACGCGAGCCCATTTATGCTTTATACACAGCTCGTTGGAACGGATGCGCTACCTGCGGTTACCCACGTAAATGGGACAGCTCGCATTCAAACGGTAACCTCTGAGACTAATAGACATTTGCATAAGCTGCTTATCGCATTCAAAGCACGTACCGGATACGGCGTCTTGTGCAATACCTCCCTGAATTTCAACGGGAGAGGATTCATAAACAACATAGCTGACCTTTCGACCTATGCCGTAGAGCACAATTTGGATGGCTTTGTTGTTGAAGGGCGAAGCTATATTTTGAAGTCATCGACAAACTATCAGACGTACTTGATGATGCCAAACTCTATAGCTGGCCGGACGGGGGGGTAA
- a CDS encoding tyrosine-type recombinase/integrase, with translation MIQSDHLMLFDNEEKKKGAIIRKKGSSKLYILFYYFNRRVEKTTGVDDTPANSEQVRKWLDRVIEKRDAGKLVFADAFPGASDEEKAYFARLEGWNYSPSPKDIIIGDYIEKWDREVVELYDSHTKRFDYRVILKCWVKPYFAEKTFYELTRLEMQKFIATFKCKIGKNKGMPLSRARASNIVTVVRALFNDATDEYHWDIPDPFRNINRHMPKTPPQVRDIFLFDEWLHIVAALPEWHRPMIEFMMLTGMIHSEISGLLRSHIRADHIMVQQSIVRDIESPTLKTRYRIRKLPITQRIRGILDEVLVRTNSPYVFAQPNGTPYRREPFVERCWRKTVVKCGIPYRPPYSIRHSFAAWSLLVGIEPLRLVKLMGHGSKQMVYEVYGNYLDGLEGDYWEIVNYFGKDYIEAKRKPLSFYQNLLGESLVKERGLLGVTA, from the coding sequence GTGATTCAGAGTGACCACCTCATGCTCTTTGACAATGAGGAGAAGAAAAAAGGAGCCATCATTCGGAAGAAGGGTTCCAGCAAGCTGTATATCCTTTTCTATTATTTCAACAGGCGCGTGGAGAAGACCACCGGTGTTGACGACACCCCTGCGAATAGCGAGCAGGTGAGGAAGTGGCTTGACCGGGTCATTGAAAAGAGGGACGCAGGGAAGCTGGTTTTTGCCGATGCCTTCCCTGGTGCGTCTGATGAAGAGAAAGCGTACTTTGCCAGGCTGGAAGGGTGGAATTATTCACCTTCCCCCAAAGACATTATCATTGGGGACTATATCGAAAAGTGGGACCGGGAGGTCGTGGAACTGTATGACTCCCATACTAAGCGGTTTGATTATCGGGTGATTCTCAAATGCTGGGTCAAGCCGTATTTTGCCGAGAAGACCTTTTACGAACTGACTCGGCTTGAAATGCAGAAGTTCATTGCCACGTTCAAGTGCAAAATCGGCAAGAACAAGGGCATGCCGTTGTCCCGTGCCCGTGCCTCCAACATCGTCACGGTGGTCAGGGCACTCTTCAACGATGCCACTGACGAATACCATTGGGACATTCCCGATCCCTTCCGCAACATCAACCGGCACATGCCCAAGACCCCGCCGCAGGTCCGGGACATCTTCCTTTTCGATGAATGGCTGCATATAGTGGCGGCCCTGCCCGAATGGCACCGGCCTATGATCGAATTTATGATGCTGACCGGCATGATCCATTCGGAGATTTCGGGGTTGCTGCGCAGTCACATCCGAGCCGATCACATTATGGTGCAGCAATCCATTGTTCGCGATATCGAGAGCCCGACACTCAAGACTCGCTACCGGATCCGCAAACTGCCGATTACGCAACGCATCAGGGGCATCCTTGATGAAGTGCTGGTCCGCACCAACAGCCCCTATGTGTTCGCACAACCCAATGGCACCCCCTACCGGAGAGAGCCTTTTGTCGAGCGTTGCTGGAGAAAGACGGTCGTAAAGTGCGGAATCCCGTACCGTCCGCCATACAGCATCCGGCACAGCTTTGCCGCCTGGAGCCTGCTGGTGGGGATTGAGCCGCTGCGATTGGTAAAGCTGATGGGGCACGGCAGCAAACAGATGGTTTATGAGGTCTACGGAAACTATCTGGACGGTCTGGAGGGTGACTACTGGGAAATCGTGAATTACTTCGGGAAAGACTACATCGAGGCCAAGAGAAAACCCCTTTCTTTCTACCAAAACCTTCTTGGTGAAAGTCTGGTGAAAGAAAGGGGTTTGTTAGGCGTAACCGCCTGA
- a CDS encoding AlpA family transcriptional regulator, whose protein sequence is MQVSREHCGVTSSAIDYAPQVEMLSIEQFAARMGVGRTTIYEWIKSGHLLPGRHYIKIGGTARPVPVGAESVPEAPG, encoded by the coding sequence ATGCAGGTCAGCCGGGAGCATTGCGGCGTGACCAGCTCTGCCATCGACTACGCCCCGCAGGTCGAGATGCTCTCCATCGAGCAGTTCGCGGCCAGAATGGGCGTCGGCAGAACGACTATTTACGAATGGATCAAATCCGGCCATCTGCTGCCGGGCAGGCACTACATCAAGATTGGCGGCACCGCCCGCCCGGTTCCCGTGGGGGCAGAATCTGTTCCAGAAGCTCCTGGATGA
- a CDS encoding helix-turn-helix domain-containing protein, which translates to MENVTILFGTRIRELRKARGMTQGQLADLLDIEQKHVSLIELGKSYPSLDRLMLIAEALQVPLPSLFDFDHHMAENERIQSIEEMVRQLNEADQRRIYRIVKTFLEG; encoded by the coding sequence ATGGAAAATGTCACCATTTTATTTGGAACCAGGATTCGAGAGTTACGCAAAGCACGTGGGATGACTCAGGGGCAGCTTGCGGACCTTTTGGATATTGAACAAAAACATGTTAGCCTCATCGAGCTCGGGAAAAGCTACCCTTCCCTCGACCGCTTGATGCTGATTGCTGAGGCCTTGCAGGTCCCGCTGCCCAGCCTGTTTGATTTCGACCACCACATGGCAGAAAATGAACGAATTCAAAGTATCGAAGAGATGGTGAGACAGCTGAATGAGGCCGATCAGCGCCGGATTTATAGAATTGTTAAAACTTTTCTGGAAGGATGA
- a CDS encoding glycosyltransferase family 32 protein, whose protein sequence is MNVHESSEEDPLKKDERVRSNFVRELVQRPNESARPPAALLATPPRRIVQFWDDLGRLPRDVRECMESWKKLEQSGFELQVFDENSAREFIRIHLGSRYESAFDKCYHPSMKSDYFRYSYIFVEGGFYVDADDVYHGTTIDHLFTDGRLKLQPFCYDIATDQMVPPSVFVNPGANELSWIFYFNTTPLIAVRNHPIIERALLNATTSLEQESKDKLPEVQATTGPGNLTRSVFEVVTDESCPKEVLFVVHDWEETSTSKWPLSYRSDKRNWRLSNQQAYQASLQAEE, encoded by the coding sequence ATGAATGTGCACGAATCTAGTGAAGAAGATCCCCTAAAAAAGGACGAGCGTGTTCGCTCCAATTTTGTCCGGGAGTTGGTACAACGCCCCAATGAATCGGCCCGGCCGCCCGCGGCGCTCCTAGCCACACCTCCAAGGCGCATAGTGCAGTTCTGGGACGATCTTGGCCGATTGCCCCGGGACGTTAGGGAGTGCATGGAGTCGTGGAAAAAACTCGAGCAGTCCGGATTCGAGCTTCAAGTTTTCGACGAGAACTCTGCGAGGGAATTTATTCGGATTCACTTGGGCTCGCGATATGAGAGCGCATTTGACAAGTGCTATCACCCTTCAATGAAATCAGACTACTTCCGTTACTCCTACATCTTCGTGGAGGGGGGCTTCTATGTTGACGCTGACGACGTCTATCACGGAACGACAATCGATCACCTCTTCACAGATGGGCGGTTGAAACTTCAACCGTTCTGCTACGACATTGCGACAGATCAGATGGTTCCGCCTTCAGTTTTCGTCAATCCGGGGGCAAACGAATTGAGCTGGATTTTCTACTTCAACACCACCCCATTGATTGCAGTTCGTAATCATCCTATTATAGAGCGTGCGCTACTGAACGCTACGACATCCCTTGAGCAAGAATCTAAAGACAAATTGCCCGAAGTCCAGGCAACCACCGGTCCCGGCAACCTCACCAGATCCGTATTCGAAGTGGTCACTGATGAAAGTTGCCCAAAGGAAGTGCTGTTCGTTGTACACGACTGGGAGGAAACTTCCACCAGTAAGTGGCCACTCAGTTACCGGAGTGATAAGCGAAACTGGAGGCTTTCGAATCAGCAAGCGTATCAGGCCTCACTGCAAGCGGAGGAGTGA
- a CDS encoding helix-turn-helix domain-containing protein — MPEMLTVEQFSQRLQVSRATVFVWIQKNILCQGKHYFKIGRVLRILWTKELLESLSQAPGHATRELESAPRQKKSSGPLNWDY, encoded by the coding sequence ATGCCGGAAATGCTTACGGTGGAGCAGTTCTCACAGCGCCTCCAGGTGTCCCGCGCCACCGTCTTTGTCTGGATACAGAAAAACATCCTCTGCCAGGGTAAGCACTACTTTAAAATCGGGCGGGTGCTACGTATCCTCTGGACAAAGGAGTTGCTGGAATCCCTCAGTCAAGCGCCTGGGCATGCCACGCGTGAGTTGGAATCTGCTCCCCGACAGAAAAAAAGCAGCGGTCCGCTGAATTGGGACTACTGA
- a CDS encoding Bax inhibitor-1/YccA family protein — MNQFDTNYPQARERAITAQNSLVRQVYAWMGAGLLLTALLALVTVSSPALLKAIVGNRFVFYGLMLGELGLVFVLSGAIERLSATTATLLFLGYSALNGVTLSVIFLVYTADSIASTFVVSAGMFGAMSAYGYLTRRDLTSWGSFLFMGLIGVVIASLVNIFMRSDAVSWVVSAIGVLVFTGLTAYDTWKIKALAASGMEGRKPAIMGALTLYLDFINLFLMLLRFVGRRR, encoded by the coding sequence ATGAATCAGTTCGACACAAATTACCCCCAGGCCCGGGAAAGGGCCATAACCGCCCAGAACAGCCTGGTCCGCCAGGTCTACGCCTGGATGGGCGCCGGCCTTTTGCTCACCGCCCTGCTGGCCCTTGTGACCGTTTCCTCCCCGGCACTGCTCAAGGCCATCGTCGGCAACCGCTTTGTCTTCTACGGCCTGATGCTGGGGGAACTCGGCCTGGTGTTCGTCCTCTCCGGCGCCATCGAACGGCTGAGCGCCACAACGGCGACGCTGTTGTTCCTCGGCTATTCGGCACTCAACGGCGTCACCCTCTCGGTCATCTTCCTGGTCTACACCGCCGACTCCATCGCCTCGACCTTCGTGGTCTCCGCCGGGATGTTCGGCGCCATGAGCGCCTACGGCTACCTGACCAGGCGCGACCTGACCTCCTGGGGCAGCTTCCTGTTCATGGGGTTGATCGGCGTAGTGATCGCCTCCCTGGTCAATATCTTCATGCGCAGCGATGCGGTCTCCTGGGTCGTCTCCGCAATCGGGGTGCTCGTCTTCACCGGCCTCACCGCCTACGACACCTGGAAGATCAAAGCGTTGGCGGCAAGCGGCATGGAGGGGCGGAAACCGGCCATCATGGGCGCCCTGACCCTGTACCTGGACTTCATCAACCTCTTCCTGATGCTGCTCAGATTCGTCGGGCGGCGGCGCTGA